GTCACCTTCTCCTCAGCGATCAGCGCGAAAGCCGTCTGCGCGTCGGGCGAAGGGCACATGACGATACGGCTGCCCGCGTAAAGCGCACCCATCACGCCCGGCGAGCTCATCGGGAAATTATGCGCCACCGGCAATGCCGCCATGTAGACGCTGTTCTCGTCCAGCCCGCAAATCTCGGCGCTCGCCCCGAACGAATAGATATAGTCGTCATGGGTGCGCGGAATGAGCTTCGACAGCCCCGTGCTGCCGCCCGAAATCTGCAGGAAGGCGACAGCGCAAGGCGAAGGATCGCCCGGCAGCAGCGCCGGATCGGCGGCAAAATCCTCGAAGCGCGCAAATTCCTCCGCCTCGCCCAGCACCACGACATGGCGAAGCGTCGGCGCCTGAGCCTTCACCTCGCGCGCAAGGGCGCGATAGTCGAAGCCGTCGCCCCTGTCGGCCACCACATAGCCGGTAGCTTCGGCCTTCCCGGCGAAATGCGCGATCTCGGTGCGGCGGTGCGCCGGCAGCGCGTAGACCGGGATCAGCCCGGCATAAAACAGGCCGAACACCACCGACAGAAACTCCGGCCGGTTGCCGATCTGCACGATCACCCGCTCGCCGGGCTTCAGCCCGAGCTTGAGGAAACCGGCCGCCGCCGTCTCGGCGCGCGCATGCAACTCCCCATAACTCCAGCGCTGATCGCCGCCCACCACCGCGATGCGGTCGGGAAAGGCGGCGGCGCGCTCGCGCAGCATCTTGGGAAAAGTTTCACCGCGCCAATGGCCCTTGTCGCGGTAGCGCCGGGCGAATTCCTCCGGCCATGTCTGGCTGACTTCACTCATGCCGCATGCTCTCGCAGGGGTCGACCGTGCTCGTCAATACCGAGTGCCGAAAGCAGCGCCACGAACTTGGCCGAGGTCTCGTCGGTCTCGCCGGCAGGGTCGGAGCCCGCGACGATGCCCGCCCCGGCATAGAGCGTCGCGTGCCTGCCAGCCAGCCGCGCCGAGCGGATCGAGACATACCACTCACCGTCGCCCGCCTCGTCGGCCCAGCCGACTGCGCCCGCATAGAAGCCGCGGTCATAGCCTTCGAGCTGGCCGATCACCTCGGCGGAGCGCTCGCGCGGCAGGCCGCACACGGCCGGCGTCGGGTGAAGCACGGATGCGAGTTCCGCCACCGGCGTTTGCGCATCCTTCAGCGTGCCGACGATGCGCGTGCCCAGATGCCACATGGAAGCGGTCGAGCGCAGCGTCGTGCCTTCCGGCGCATTCAGATCGCGGCAATAGGGCGACAGCGCGTCGAACACGGCATCGACCACCGCCTGATGCTCGCGCCGGTCCTTTTCCGATGTCTCCAGCGCGGCGGCGGAAGCGCGATCCGCGGCAGGGTCGGCATAACGGCGCGCCGAACCGGCCAACGGATGCGAAACGACCTCACTGCCCTTGCGCGACACCAGCAATTCCGGCGTCGCCCCCACCAGCAGCGGGCGCGCTGCGTCTGCCCCGGCGGGCAGAAGCGTCGAAAAAGCGGTGATGCTGGGGTCTCGGGCCAGCGCCGCCAGCAGGCGTGCGGCGTCGAATTCATGCGTCGAAGCCAGCTCAAGACTGCGCGACAACACAACCTTGGTGAGCGGGTCGGGCTCGCCCGCCGACCCGGCAATCAGCTTCAGAGCGGCCGCAACGGCTTCACCATACGCAACGGGCGCCGGAACCGGCGTGATGGCGCAGCGCACTGCATCCGGCAGCGCCATGCGCTTTCCGGCGCTGCCCCTGTCATCGGCAGCGTCGGCACAGATTTGCGGCTGGAAAAGATAATCCGCCTGCGAACGGTCAAACGGCAGCGCACCCATGACCACCCGCGGACCGCCCTGGTTTTCCGCGAAAAACGCAGCCACCCGCGCGGCCAGACTGTCGATCGCCCCGCGCTCGACTTCCGCGCGCAGCCCCTGCCCGGTCACGCTGCGCGCACTGCCCTGCAGGCGGAACACCTCATCCACCCCCTGCGCGGAAGCGGAATTTGAACTTTCATTTCCCGACGACAAGACCAGCACCTGAATTTTGATTATCGCCGCCTTGGATGCAGAGCATCTTTAGCGATGATCCGACGTCACTTTGCGGGCACCAACAAAATATGAATGCCTATGTCAACTTACAAACTTGCAATGTAGACATGAATCCGGGATGCCAGCCATATAATGCCGTGCCAGCAGGGAGCGAAAACACCACATGACTGAAAAGCGCCGATATGACGCCGTCGCCATCTGGCTGCACTGGCTGGTCGCTTTGCTGGTGCTCATCCAGTTCGCGACCGGCTGGGTCTGGGGCTTTTTCGAGCGTGGCTCGGAACCGCGCTTTTACCTGTTCAGAACCCATATCACGCTGGGCTCCGCCATTCTGGCGCTGGCCGTGGCGCGTGTCGGCTGGCGCCTCACCCACCGCGCCCCGCCCCTGCCGGAAGGCATGACACGCCTGCAGCGCATCGCCGCTCATGCCGGGCATGGCCTGCTCTACCTTGCCATTCTGGTGCAGCCGGCACTCGGCCTGCTGGCGATCTCCGGCTTCGGCAAGACGCTGGGCCGCTGGCCACGCGACGCGCACAATCTGGCGGCAAAACTCATCCTCGCCATCATCATCCTGCATGTCGCGGCCGTGATCTGGCACCAGCTGATCCGCAGGGACGGCCTTCTGGCACGCATGCTGCCGGCACGGTTTTCCGCTCAGACACGATGAGGGCGCGGTTTCCGTTCAGGGGTCGCGGAAAAACGCCGGAAAGCCTCTTCCGCGATGAAAAACATTTCATTTCAACGGCTACATGATAAAATTCATCAAGTTTGATCCGCCGCGGCCTTGACGGCATTTCGCCCGACCTGCCACAGCTAATCCATGCAACCGCAAACTGCCATTCCTGCCCAGCCCAAACAGCCGCAGCCGGCTGCGCTCGGCATTTTCGGCACCCCCGTCTCCACCCACAGGCTGGAGCGCCGCCGCGTCACGGCGGGCGACAGGGCATTCGTGATTTTCCGCGCCGTTCCGCTAAATCCCGCACCGGCGCGCGGCCACCCCCTGCTTTACATGCTGGACGGCAATGCCGCCTTCGATGCCCTTACGACCGCACATCTGGAAGCCAATCCCGCCCTCGCCATTGCCGGAATAGGCTACGATACGGATTTGCGCTTCGACGTTCTGGCACGGACGCTCGATTACACCCCTGCCGAGACCCCATTAGCCGCGAACGGGCGCAGGACCGGCGGCGCGGACGCCTTCCTCGATCTCCTTACCGGCGAACTGCGCAGGCAATCGGAAGCCGGGCTCCCTGTCGACCCGCTGCGCCGCACCCTGTGGGGCCATTCGCTGGCCGGCATGTGCACGCTCTATGCACTTCTGCGCAAACCCGGCGCCTTCCGGCGCTACGCCTCCGTCAGCCCGTCGATCTGGTGGAACGACGAATGGATGCTGGACTTCGAGGCGCGGGCTGCCCTGCCCGAAAACGATGCCGGGATTAACGATGCCGGGGTTCTCGTCATGCTGGGCGACAGCGAGCGCCGCTCCAATCCCGCAGGCCCGCACTGGGAAGGCCCCGCCCCCCACACGCTGGAGATGGTTGAGAGGCTGAAACGGCGCCCCGGCCTTCAGGTCGGGCATGACATCTTTGCCGGACTTGGCCACGCGGCAACCCTGCCGGCTTCGCTCGGCCCCGCAATGAAGTTAGCCGGTGCCGGGTAATTTGCCGGGCATCCGGCAACGCGGCGCGCTCACCGGCCTGTGAAAGTTTCGACAGAGTTTATGGTGAAAAATGCCTTATAATCTTGAATGCTTTAGTCAACAATGATAACCGCCACCCAGTTTGATCGAACGGTGCCCTTCGGGATGCCTTCGACGGAGTGCGGAAATCTGCGCGATGTCCGGCAGGATGGTGCTCGAACGCCGCGGAACAATTTGAGGTAGGGTTGCAGAATGGTCGATCTGATGAGGCGTGAAACCTGTGCTAAGGGATCGGCACTGAAACGTCTGGCCGCTGTCGCACTCTGTGCCGGCCTGTGTGCTGCCTTCACCCAAACGACCTTTGCCCAGGAACAGCCCGCGCCGCAGGCCCCGGCCGCCGCAACCGCGCCGGCAGCACCCGCCCCCACGCAACCGGCCCCCACTCAGCCGGCAGCAGCAGAAACGGCTCCCGCAGCCCCTGCCGTTCAGGCACCGGCTACGCCCGCCCCCAGGCACAGGATACGTCATCACCGGCCCCTGCCGCTCCGGCATCAGATGCGACGCAGCCCGCCACCGGCACCGACGGTGCAGCCCCCGGCGCTGCCGCGCCCGCACAGGACGGCCAGCAGCAGCCGGCACGGGCGCCTGCCGCCGATGCGAATGCCGCGCAGGACAATATCGAATCCTCCGCCCAGCCGGTTGAAACCGGCGCAGAGGAAGCAGCCCCCGGCGAAGAAGGCGAACGGGATCTCTCCCTGCCGCACGACCTTTCGCCATGGGGCATGTTCATGGCCGCCGACTGGGTGGTCAAGGCGGTCATGATCGGCCTTGCCTTCGCCTCGCTGGTCACCTGGACGGTCTGGCTTGCCAAGTCGCTTGAACTGGCCGGCTCTAAGGCGCGCCTGCGCTCGGCCCTGCGCGCCATTCTGGGCTCGGCTTCGCTGGACGAGGCAGCCCAGAAGCTCGGCAAGCGCGGAGATGCGGGTTCGCGTCTGGTTCAGGCCGCCGTCGAGGAATCGAAGATGTCGGCGGGCGCACTGGATTACGCCGATCCGTCCGGCCTCAAGGAACGCGTCTGGTCGCGCATGTCGCGCATCCAGATCCAGACCGGCCGCCGCCTCAGCCGCGGCACCGGCGTTCTCGCCACCATCGGCTCCACTTCGCCCTTCGTCGGTCTGTTCGGCACCGTCTGGGGCATCATGAACTCGTTCATCGGCATCTCGGAATCGCAGACCACCAACCTCGCGGTTGTGGCGCCCGGCATCGCCGAGGCCCTTCTGGCCACCGCGCTCGGCCTCGTCGCCGCCATTCCCGCCGTGGTCATCTACAACGTCTTCTCCCGCTCGATCACCGGCTATCGTCAGGCTCTGGCCGATGCCGCCGCCGGCGTTGAGCGCCTCGTCAGCCGCGATCTCGACTTCCGCAAGGCCCCTGCCGCCGCGCGCGAACGGCTGGCAGCGGAATAGGAGCTGGAACCATGGCCGGAGGCATCAGGGAAAGCACCGGGGAAGACGACGATCTTCAGGAAACCCACGAGATCAACGTCACGCCCTTCATCGACGTCATGCTGGTTCTGCTTATTATCTTCATGGTGGCGGCGCCGCTGGCAACCGTGGATGTGAATGTCGATCTGCCGGCGGCGGCCGCCACGCCGGCGCCGCGGCCCGACAAGCCGCTCTACCTCACGGTCAAGGAGGACCTCACCGTCCTTCTCGGCAATGACGAGGTGGCGCGCGATACATTGCCGAGCGCGCTCGACAACTTCACCGGCGGCGACAAGGAGCAGCGCGTCTTCCTGCGCGCCGATCAGGCCGTCGACTACGGCGAGCTGATGAATGTCATGAACCTGCTGCGCAAGGCAGGCTATCTGAAGATCGCTCTGGTCGGCCTTGAAATGCTGCCCGCAGCGACCACCGAAAGTGAAACCGGATCACCGTGATGAGCAACGCGGCCTACCATCCGGCGGACAGTCTTTCGCTGAATCTCGGCAAGGGCGAAATCGCGCTCTGGTCGGGTGCCGCCGCTTTCGTTCTCGCCGTGCATCTGGCCGGCGTCTGGTATCTCAATCGCGTTCCCGCCATGGAAGCGCCCTCCCTTGATGCCGCTCCCGCCATCATGATGGAGCTGGCACCCATGGTCGTGGCGCCCGAAGCCGTTCTCAACGAGATGGCCGAGGTGGTTGACAGCGCTCCCGCCGAGGAGGTCGAGGAAATCGTCGAGGAGATCGACCCGGTCGAAGAGCCCGTTCTCGAAGAGGAAGTGGTCGAGGAAGAGCCCGTGGAGACCGAGGAAGTGGCGGAGCTTGAGCCCGTCGAAACCCTCGAAGATGTGGTCGAGGAGCTTGAGGAAGTGCCGCTTCCCGAGGTTGCGATGGCCGTGCCGCAGCGCCGTCCCGTGCCCGAAAAGCCCAAGCCCATCGAAAAGCCGGTTGAGAAGAAGGTCGAGAAAAAGAAGGTCGAGAAGAAGCAGTCGAAGCCGCAGGTGGCCGCCACCAAGTCGGCCACCGATGCGCCGGCAACCGCTGCGCCCCGCGTCGCCAGGGCTGCGGCCGGCTCGGGAATGTCGCCTGCACGCTGGCAGTCCCGCGTCAACGCTCACCTCAACCGCTACAAGCGCTATCCCAGCGGCGCCAGAGGCGTCGGCATCGCCACCGTCAGCTTCACCATCAATCCCGGCGGCGAAGTGCTTGCCGTCTCGCTCGCTCGTTCTTCGGGCGATCCAGCCTTCGACAGTGCGGCTGTTGAGCTGGTGCGCCGTGCCTCGCCGGTCCCAGCCCCACCGCCGGATCTGGCCAAGTCGCGCATGAGTCTCGTCGTGCCGATCCGCTATTCGCGTTGAAACATCCCGCACTGAAGGGCGATATTTCCTTTCCGTGCTGCAAAAACGACATGCCGGGTTTCCTCATGAAGCCCGGCGTTTTTGCTTTTTTCCATGGGAATTGCCGGATTGGCACGGCCTCTCCGCGAAAATGAACACGATATGAATGCGCGGTTCGTGGTCGGTTCAGCCAGAGCGCCCTAGATTCCTCTCATGGATGGGTGATGGCGACTGCCTGTCCCGCAAGCCCCGAAGGACATCAAGGAGAAGACCATGATCAGGATGATTAAGACCGCAGTTCTTTCCGCTCTCATCGGCTTGGGCGGGCTGGCCGCCCTTCCAGCCGCAGCGCAGGCGGACGGCCTTTACCTCAATTACGGCGGTCAGGGTTCCGCTTATGGCATGAATGTCCAGCATCGCGACCACGGCCGCCATCAGGATTGGCGCCGTGACCGTGAGCGGCATCATGACGCGCGCCGCGACAGGGGCCGTCATGATGGATGCAGCGCACGCACGGCCCTGAACAAGGCCGATCGCATGGGCGTACGGCGCGCACGCGTGGTTGATTCCAACCGCCGCATCGTGCGGGTGGCTGGCCACAAGTTCAATCATCGCGTCGTGCTGACCTTCGCAAACCAGCGCGGCTGCCCGGTGCTTCGCTAACCCGTCTCGGTTGAGACATTTCCCGCACGGCACAGGCCGAAATCGGGTTCCGACAACAAAAAGCCCCGGAAGCGTTCAGCTTCCGGGGCTTTTTCAGATGGGTTTTTCAGGCTTACTTCAACTCGAAGGTCACGTTGACCTGTACCCGATAGGCATTTTCGCCGGCCTGAACCGGTGCAGCGCCGGCTTGCGGAACGGCGTCGAAGGACTTTGCAGCCATGCGGATAGGCATCGGCGGCGCCGACTGCTCCGAGATTTCGAGCACCTTGCCGACCGAAGAGCCGGCTGCTTCGGCCAGCGTCTTGGCCTTGGCGATGGCATCAGCAACCGCCTTCTTGCGCGCTTCGGTGACAACCGCGGCCGGATTGGCATTGGTGAAGACGATGCCGCCACCCTCGTTGACGCCCAGCGTAACGGCCTTGTCGAGCAGCTCGCCGGTCTTGTCGATGTCGCGAATGCGCACCGAAAGCGCATTGGTGACCTGATAGGCGACCAGTTCGGCTTCCTGTCCGCCATCCGGCTTGGAATTGTAGTTGTAGCGCGGGCTGATCTGGATACCGGCCGTCTGCAGGTCGCGGTCCTCGATCCCCGCCGCCTTCATGGCCGAGATCACCGCGGCCATCGCATCATTGTTGGCGTCGAGTGCCGCGCGCGCGGTCTTGGCCTCGCGCATGACCGACAGCGACAGGATTGCGATGTCGGGAGCAACAGTCGCCTCCCCTTCGCCGGTAACCACGATCTGCGGCGCCGGCCTGGCATCGGCGGCATTGGCGACGGCAGGCAAAACCATTGCCGCAGCCAGTGCCAGAGGTAGAAGGAATCCGTTCATCAGGTGCTCCATGAAATGCGTCCCAGCGCGGAATGCTTTAAGTGGCGAATATGGACTGATTTGGGCACTTGACGCCATAGTCTCATCAAATGAATGAAGTTCCCGACTTTTAAGCCCCCACCGGCCCCGCTTCTGCAGCCGTGGCTCTTGTGCCGGCAACGGAAACGCACTAATCAGCCCTGCGTGGGGCCTGTAGCTCAATGGTTAGAGCCGGCGGCTCATAACCGCTTGGTTGGGGGTTCGAGTCCCTCCGGGCCCACCATTTCCCCTTAAAATCAAAAACATGTACATTCCCACCGGCAGCACGAAACCCGTGTAGCGGGTCGCGCGATCTGGCAATCTTGTCACCGCTTCTGTCATCAAATTACTTTTGAGATTCGCAGCCTGAACCCGTCTCAAGCGGTATTTGAAGCCAGCCTGTCTCTGCCCCTGCTCTGCAAGCTTTGAGGCAAGGTGCTTCAGAAATGATCCGGTAACCGCCATCGCGCACGGCGGGTGTTGATGCGGTTTTCCTCGAGCAGGTCCTTCGGCGTCGGGATCAGTGTAATCGAAGGTGATCGCATGCGCGGGGCCGACGATACCGCCGATTACCACATTCGATCATGACACCCGGAAATCGGCTGCTTTTTCGCGTTCGGATCGCCGTCAAGGATGATCTGGCAGTCCACCCCGGCCACACAGGCCTTGGCGGGCCGTGCAGCAGGTTACCCATCCGCCCCCGGCACCAGAACCGTGGCATCAATCAGGTCGACCGCCAGCGAACTGACATCGGCAAGATGCAGGTTCGAGCAGATAGCGGCCGCCGGCGGCCGTCACCGGCCCGTTGAGGTTGCCGGCCAGCGTCCGGTCGAGGATCTCGAACGACATGGTTCCTTCGGGCACGCGGTTGACGCGGGTGACGTACTGGTAAGTGAGGTCAGGCATGTGTGACTGGCCTCCCGAAACGCGAAAAGGACTGATGAAGTCCCGGTCTAAAAGAGGCTTAAGGCCAGCGATACGAACAATAAAGGGGGCAGTTTTGCTCCCCGAGGCCCATGACTTACGCTTTCTGCAAATTGGCAGGCATGCTAAGGCGCGATGTCTTGCATCATATTGCAACGACCCTTGCTATGCTTGCTGGTCTGTTGGGAGCACACCGCATGAACAAATGGAAGCTCTTGAGGAGGAAACTGCGGTATGGTTTCCGGCACAAATTTGGCTTTTTTCAAGAGCCGGTCGTGAAGACGGAGCAATTTGGCATCCGCGCTGGATACAGGCACAGACCTGAAAACGCCTTCTATGATGATACAGCCCAGAAAGATCAGCACCAGCGCGAGGTGTATGAAGCCGCGGCCGCAGCCAGCAAAGAAATTGGCGCGAAAAAAGTCTTTGATATAGGATGCGGGTCCGGCTTCAAGCTGATGAAGTTCTTTCCAGACACCGAAACCGTTGGTTTTGATTTGGAGCCCACCCTGTCATTTTTGAGGCAGACATATCCTGAGAGGCAGTGGGCCTCAGCCGACTTCGAAACAGATACGGATCAGGCGGATATCGTTATCTGTGCTGACGTGGTTGAGCATATCCCAAACCCGGATCTGCTCATGCAGTACCTGTCACGCATTACACGAGGAAAGCTTGTTATCTCGACTCCGGACAGATACCGCGTCTATGGCTGGGATCATTCAGGACCACCGCGAAACCGTGCACATTGCCGCGAATGGTCGATGGATGAGTTCCGTATCTATGTTGAACGATGGTTCAACATAGAAGATCACCGCATAACAAACTTTGACGATTCCACCCAGATGATAATTGGAACACCGCGGTCCCCTGCTGGACCGGTGGCCTGACAGAGCGCGTCCAATGAAGTCAGAGTTTATTTCAAACCAGCACCTGCAGCCGGGCATCCTCCACTATTCGAAGAGAGTCCCAATCCAGCAGATACCAAAGATTCTTCACTTTGTGTGGGTCGGCGACGAAGCAAAATGTCCGCATCATTGCATTGACAGTTGGAGGGTTCATCACCCGGACTGGGTGATCAAGGTCTGGGGCAATGACGACTACAACAATCGGCAATGGCGCCTGAAGTCCCACATGCAGGACATGTGGAATTATGAACTGAACGGTGTCGCAGATATGATGCGCTACGAAATCCTCCTGGAAAATGGTGGAATCGCGCTTGATGCCGACAGCATATGCCTGAAGCCGCTGCCAGAGTGGATTTTAGAATGCGAAGCTGTGGCTGCAACCGAAAACGGACTTTTCCGGACTCCTCTGATCGCCTGCGGCTTTCAGGGAACCAGGCCCAAAAATCAGTTCTATGAGACGCTGGTGCGGGAACTGGAAAGCAATCCCAATGCATTATTCAAGACTATTCTTGGCTTCCGCCATAAGCGCTACCCTGCATGGAAAAGTGTTGGGCCACGATATCTGACCCGGATTTACCAACGCGAAGCATATTCCAACCTAACAATTCTCCCCGGACATTTCTTTTATCCCGAAGTTGGCAAAGACGGCTACGCCTACACTGGCGGCGGCCCTGTATATGCCTATCAGCTCTGGGGCTCCACATTTTCAGGATACTGATATGTTGTTCTCGACGCCTGCTAAACGTCCTTGCGAAGAACTGCTCAATCTGCATCATCGAAAAGCCGGGAGCTAAAAATCCGGCCGGCATCGTTGGTTGGTGACGAACAAGGGTGCCGCTGTTTGCAAAGGCAATTTGTACCGCGCGGTTGTGTTGATAATTATCCGCCGACTGCATCAAGCAGACCATCGGCGCTTCCGTCTGTTCCTTGCCGCCACCGGACGGCGTAATATAAGCCGCCACATACACAACGACGTTTCGTAACGCTTTCGCCAACCTCGCCCTAAGCTGCTATACCCACATCGCCACCCTTCACTAAGGCAGGCTTCCGGCACGTGGAGCTTGTGAGCGGCGATGTGACCTTGTTCGCCCTCCCCCTCTCGGACCCAGCCACCCGATCGGCGATGCCGACCATCCGGCGGGCGATCGGAACTGGTTTCCGACCGGGCCTTGGCTTACACGATCCTTTCCCGCAACCCGCGCGCAAGGGATGAGAAAAAATGCCGGACATTGCCGTTCTCGGCGGCCTTTTCAGCCTTGCCTTCGTTGCGGCCACGATATTGCCGGCCCAGTCGGAAGCAGCGCTTGTCGCGGCGCTCGTTGCCGGGCAATGGCCGCCCCTGCTGCTCGTCGCGGTCGCCAGCGCGGGCAATGTGCTTGGCGCGGTCGTCAACTGGGCGCTGGGGCGCGGCATCGCGCGTTTCCGGCACCGGAAATGGTTTCCCGTCGGCGACAAGGCGCTTGAGCGCGCAACGGGCTGGTACCACCGCTGGGGTCGCTGGTCGCTGCTGCTGAGCTGGGCGCCCCTCGTCGGCGACGCATTGACGGTCGCCGCCGGCGTGCTGCGCGAGCCGCTGCCGAGCTTCCTTCTGCTCGTCACCATCGCCAAGACCGGCCGCTATCTGGTGCTCGCGGCGATCACGCTTGGCCTTTTGTGAAGCCAGACCTTCTGCAAAAACACGCCATGCAGCCGGCGACGGCAAGGTGGCGCGGTGAATGCAAAAAGGCTATGAGCCCGTGACCTGCCTTCTCCCGAGGCACGATTCCAGCACCGAGGCATCATGTTCGGCATTTCCGGCTACGAACTTTTCATCATCGTCGTCGCCCTTGGGGCTGCCGGTGCGCTCACCGGCCTGCTGGCCGGCGTGTTCGGTGTCGGGGGCGGAGCGGTCATCGTTCCGGTGCTTTACGAATTCTTTCGCGTGCTCGGCGTTCCCGATGAAGTGCGCATGCCGCTGTGCATCGGCACCTCGCTGGCAATCATCGCGCCGACTTCGGTGCGCTCCTTCCGCGCCCACCAGAAGAAAGGCGCGGTCGACATGTCGATCCTGAAGCTGTGGGCGGTTCCGGTCGTCATCGGCGTCATCATGGGCGGCTTCGTCGCTCGCTATGCGCCCGAAACCCTGTTCAAGACCGTGTTCGTCGTCGTCGCCAGCATCTCGGCCATAAAGCTGCTTGGCGCGCGAGAAAGCTGGAAGCTGGGCAGCGACATTCCCGGAAATTTCGTCATGCGCATCTACGGCTGGCTGATCGGCGTGCTGTCGTCGCTGATGGGCATTGGCGGCGGCCAGCTCTCCAGCCTGTTCATGACTTTCTATGGCCGCCCGATCCATCAGGCGGTGGCGACCTCGTCCGGTCTTGGACCGCTGATCGCCGTGCCGGGCGCCATCTCCTACATCTTTGCCGGATGGGGCAAGGCTGCGGCCTGGCCCGACGTCGTGCTGCTGCAATGGCCCTATGCGCTGGGTTATGTGTCGCTGCTCGGCATGGTGCTGTTGTTCCCCGTCAGCATGCTGACGGCGCCATGGGGCGCGCGCCT
This genomic stretch from Aquamicrobium lusatiense harbors:
- a CDS encoding sulfite exporter TauE/SafE family protein produces the protein MFGISGYELFIIVVALGAAGALTGLLAGVFGVGGGAVIVPVLYEFFRVLGVPDEVRMPLCIGTSLAIIAPTSVRSFRAHQKKGAVDMSILKLWAVPVVIGVIMGGFVARYAPETLFKTVFVVVASISAIKLLGARESWKLGSDIPGNFVMRIYGWLIGVLSSLMGIGGGQLSSLFMTFYGRPIHQAVATSSGLGPLIAVPGAISYIFAGWGKAAAWPDVVLLQWPYALGYVSLLGMVLLFPVSMLTAPWGARLAHALPKRRLEVAFGLFLLAIALRFLWSMIGS